The following are encoded in a window of Ruficoccus amylovorans genomic DNA:
- a CDS encoding TolC family protein has product MLKVRFHFLICPAICLLLVVGCTVGPDYHGVEPAESALVWRGDTTLDDSAGSVVMPETRWWERFEDPELNRLVEEALAGNFDLAQAASRVQAAYGQRGIANADRLPQLSAGGAYNAIGLGKRAPHFVPTNSSEDFQILGAGAIATWEVDLWGRVKRLVEAADANTEAARDALSNCWA; this is encoded by the coding sequence ATGCTAAAAGTGCGCTTCCATTTCCTGATCTGCCCGGCAATATGCCTTTTGCTGGTGGTGGGGTGCACAGTCGGGCCTGACTATCATGGGGTGGAGCCGGCGGAGTCTGCGCTGGTCTGGCGTGGCGATACTACGCTGGATGACTCCGCCGGAAGTGTGGTCATGCCCGAGACACGGTGGTGGGAGCGTTTTGAAGACCCCGAATTGAACCGTTTGGTGGAAGAAGCCCTGGCGGGTAATTTCGATCTGGCCCAGGCCGCCTCGCGTGTGCAAGCGGCGTACGGGCAGAGGGGCATTGCCAATGCGGACCGTCTGCCGCAGCTCAGCGCCGGGGGCGCTTATAATGCTATCGGGCTGGGGAAACGAGCCCCGCATTTTGTCCCGACCAATTCCAGCGAGGACTTCCAGATACTCGGTGCCGGAGCCATTGCGACGTGGGAGGTCGATCTGTGGGGTCGTGTCAAGCGGCTGGTCGAGGCCGCGGATGCCAACACCGAAGCCGCCCGCGACGCTTTGAGCAACTGCTGGGCATGA